DNA from Nitrospirota bacterium:
AACTTTTGGACGGTAGCCCCACTCGGTAAGCTTAACAACTAACTTACTGATATTTTCTGATTGGAGCATTATCATCAGGTCAATATCATAAGTCATTCTTGGAACACCATGGAAGTTGACTGCCAGTCCACCCACTACAAGATAATCAATCTTCTGTTTATTAAGCTCTTTGAATATGTTCTTATAATCTAATTTCATCTACTTAAATCTCTCTATCATCTCATGGAATCTTTTGAATAAATGCGCTGAATCGTTCGGTCCGGGACCTGCTTCAGGATGATGTTGAACCGAGAAAACAGGAAAATCAACATGCTGCATGCCTTCTTCAGTTCCATCATAGAGATTTTTGTGTGTAAGTCTAACCTGACCTTTAAGGCTATTTATATCAACACAATAATTATGGTTTTGAGAAGTAATCTCGACTCTTCCTGTAATTAGATCCTTTACAGGATGGTTCCCTCCATGATGTCCGAACTTTAATTTATAAGTTGTTCCTCCCATCGCAAGCCCGAGTATCTGATGGCCAAGACATATTCCAAAAACAGGCTTTCTTCCAATCAATTTTTTTGTATTCTCAATGCCATATTTAACTGTTTGAGGATCACCGGGTCCATTACTTAATACTATTCCATCAGGATTCATATCAAGCACAACTTCTGCAGGAGTTTGAGCGGGAACGACAGCAATATGAAAACCGGCTTCCTTAAGATTCCTCAGGATATTGAACTTTACGCCGAAGTCATAGACAACAACCCTTTTAAGAACAGTGTCAGATTGACCGGGTAACAGGTTTTCAGAGTTTTGAAACTCTGACACTTTGATGCCATAATATTTTGACTCTTTGTCGCTCTCCTTCCACTTCCACACCCCTTCTTCCCAAATAAAAGGTTTTTTTGCTGTTACATCTTTCACAAGGTCAAAAGCAGAAATACCCGGGTGTGCTCTAACTTTTTCAAGAAGTTTTGAAGGATTCAAGTCAAGACTTGAAATAATTCCCATCTGTGCCCCATATTTTCTTAGATGTCTCGTTAACGCACGTGTGTCAATGCCTTCAATGCAAACAATCCCGTACTTTTTTAAATATTTCTCAAGAGAATGATATGACCGCCAGTTACTCGGAAAATCTATATATTCTTTGACAGCAAAACCTTCAGCTTTTGGGCCATTGAATGATTCTATATCTTCTTCATTTATTCCATAATTGCCAATTTGTGAATAAGTCATTACAACAATCTGACCTTTATAAGAAGGGTCAGTGAGTATTTCTTGATAACCTGTCATTGATGTATTGAATACGACTTCCCCGATTGTTTCCCCTTCTGAACCAAAATTTTTACCTTCAAACACAACTCCATCTGAAAGTACAAGCAGCGCCTTAGTCTTACCACTCATAAATTATTTCCTTATAAATTGTGTAAATCGGAAGACCTCTCAATGTCCAGCCATCAAAAGGGGTATTTTTACCCTTAGAAATGAATTTTTTTGCCTCAACCTTAAATTCTTTATCTTTGTTTACAATAACAATATTCGCATCTGAGCCAATTTTCAAAGATCCACGATCAATCTTTAATATTCTTGCTGGATTAGTTGCCATTTTTTCTATTAACTGTGGAAATGTTAATAAACCTTCATGTACTAATTTCAGACTTAAACTCAATGCTGTTTCGAGTCCTGAAATGCCTGAAGGTGCCTTATCAAACTCTTTCTGTTTTTCATCCAAATGATGAGGGGCATGGTCTGTTGCAATAACATCTATTGTCCCATCTATTAACCCTTCCTTTATCGCTTCTATATCCCTTTCTGTTCTTAACGGAGGATTTACTTTCGCATTTGTATCATATCCTTTGACTGCTTTTTCCGTAAGGCTGAAATAATGAGGACAAGTTTCAGCTGTTACATTAATTCCACTTAATTTTGCCTCCCTAACTAATTTCACTGTGCCTTCAGTTGAGACATGGGCAATATGAAGTTTTCCACCTGTAAGCTTTGCCAATGAAATGTCTCTATATACCATTATCTGTTCAGCCTCATCAGGTATGCCTTTTAAACCGAGTGTGGCAGAAATTAGCCCTTCGTTCATAACACCATCTTCTGAGAGGCTTAAATCCTCACAGTGTGAAATGATGGGCACATTAAATGCCTTTGAATATTCAAGAGCCCTCCTCATAATTAGACTGTTCATTACTGGGTTACCATCATCAGAGAATGCAATACATCCCTCATTTCTCATTGTTCCGATCTCTGCAAGTTCTTCACCCTTTTGTGATTTCGTGATTGCACCGATAGGAAGAACAAAGCAATGACCCTCCTGAGAAGCTTTTCTTATAATAAACTCTGTAACACTTGCATTATCATTTACTGGAAATGTATTTGGCATGCAACAAACAGTTGTGAAACCACCTCTGATTGCTGCCATAGTTCCAGTTTTTATTGTCTCTTTGTATTCAAAACCTGGTTCTCTCAGATGCACGTGCATGTCAATAAGTCCTGGAATAACAAATAGTCCATTCGCATCGATGGTTTGGAGTTCAGAGTCATTGCCAACTCTTCGGGTTCCCTTAGTAACAATGGGGGGTGTTTTCTGCATCTTAATTTTTGCAATCTTTCCGCCTTCGATCAGAATATTCCCAATCCCATCGATACCCTGAAGCGGATCTATGATGTGCCCATTTTTTATAAGTATTTTCACCTTTCAACTCCTGCAAGCAGATACATTACTGCCATCCTTACAGCAATCCCATTTGTCACCTGTTCAAGAATGACCGATTTTGGCCCATCTGCTATTTCTGAAACAATCTCTATGCCTCGATTCATTGGGCCAGGATGCATTACAATTACATCATCCTTTGCAAATGATAGTCTCTCAAGGGTTAATCCCCAATTTTTGGAATATTCATCTGTAGAAGGGAAAAATCCTTTTCCCTGCCTTTCCATCTGTATCCTTAGCATCATGAGAACATCCACATCTTTAAGTCCGGATTCCATATTATGATGAATCCCGACCCCAAGTTCTTCTATTTCTTTTGGGATCAAAGTGGGTGGGCCGATTAGCCTGATAAGAGCACCAAGTTTTTTCAGACAATATATGTTCGATTTTGCAACCCTGCTGTGAATTATATCTCCTACGATAGCGATTTCGAGTCCCTTAATCTTGTTTTTCTTCTCTCTTATCGTAAAAGCATCAAGTAGTGCCTGTGTTGGATGCTCATTTGTTCCATCGCCTGCGTTTATCACAGAAGCTTTGAGTTTTTTTGAAAGAAGATGTGGTACTCCTGATGATGAATGTCGTATAATTACGAAATCAGCACCTAATGCTTGAACAGCCAGGGCAGTATCTATAATACTTTCTCCTTTCACGACACTACTCATAGGAACTGAGAAATTAATTACATCCGTGCTGAGCCTTTTTGCAGCAAGTTCAAATGAAGTCCTGGTTCGGGTTGAAGGTTCAAAAAACAGATTAATGGCTGTTTTACCACGAAGGGTTGGTACTTTTTTAATATCTCTTCCAATTACATCTTTAAAAGCAGAGGCTGTATCAAGTATAAGATTTATCTCTTCTTCCGAGAGTTCTTTAATGCCAAGCAGGTCTTTACTCCTCAGCATTTATCGCTTATTTTCTCCTGATTTTTCTATGATAACTTTATCTTCTTTCCCATCTTCCATAAGCTGCACTTCAACATTTTCGTTCAGAGATGTCGGAATATTTTTGCCAACATAATCAGCTTTAATCGGCAGTTCCCTATGTCCTCTGTCAATCAATACCGCTAATTGAATTGCAGCAGGTCTTCCGAGATCTGTAAGTGCGTCCATTGCGGCTCTGATAGATCTTCCTGTAAACAGCACATCATCAACAAGAATTATTTTCATATCAGTTATCTCAAAAGGAACCTCAGTCTTTCTTATAATCGGTTGTGCTTTTCTTATATTAATATCATCCCTATAGAATGCTATATCAAGCATTCCAACAGGAATCTCTTTTTTCTCTATATGTTTAATCTTGCTGGCAAGTCTTTTTGCGAGATGAACGCCACCCCTCTGAATGCCGACAAGGCATACATTTTCGATCCCTTTATTTTTTTCTAAAATTTCATGAGCTATACGTGTTAAAACCCTGTCAACATCTATTTTACTCATTAGTTCCTTAGTCATATTTAGAATCCCTTGAAATAAATTATGTTATTAATTCTCAGACATTCTTCTTTGTTACAAAACTAAAATTCTTTACTAATAAATAATTAAGAATCATGGTATTTTTCTGAAAGAGACATAAAAAAACCTTCCTCTCACTTGATTGGAAGGGATACTTTATTATATTTCTGAAGCTCATACTAACTCCTTACTTTTTAGCCTCGCCGGACTATCATTAAAAGTGTTTTATTAAAACATAAAAAGAAAATACTGTCAAATAGACCAATTAAATCCACTTGTCAGTATTTTTATATTTAGGTATATTATCACAATAAAGATGCGAATCGAAAAGATTGAACTGAACGGTTTTAAATCCTTCGCAGATAGAACGTCTTTTCATTTTCATCCAGGCACAACCTGCATTGTTGGTCCTAATGGTTGCGGTAAAAGTAATATCGTTGATGCTTTCCGCTGGGTACTTGGTGAGCAGAGTGCAAGAAGCCTCAGGGGTGAAAAAATGGAAGAAGTTATATTCAATGGTTCGGTATCCAAAAAACCGCGTGGTATGGCTGAAGTAACAATGGTTATTTCCGGACTAAATGGATTAAAGCAATCTTCTTTAGATGGAAATGGAGGAAATTTTTCAGATACCGCATCTGTAACGAGAAGGCTTTATAGATCAGGTGAAAGCGAATATATTTTGAATAAAGATCAATGTCGTTTAAAAGATATAAAAGAACTTTTTCTTGATACGGGGCTTGAGGCCAAGAGTTATTCAATTCTTGAGCAAGACAGGATATCCGAGCTATTAAATGCAAAACCACAGGAAAGAAGAATACTTATTGAAGAAATAGCTGGAGTCATGAAATATAATGTCAGAAAGAGAGAGGCAATTTCAAAACTTGAATCTTCAAGAGCAAATCTACAGAGAATTAATGATATAACAACCGAGGTAAAAAAACAGATTAGTTTACTCGATAGACTTGCAAAGAAAGCTGAAAGGTATAAAAAGCTTATTGCAGATATTAATGCTATTGAACTCAAAATCGCTAAAAGAGATTATCAGAATTTAAAAGAATCTTTTGAAAAAATATTATTGGAATATAATTCACTCAAAGAAGAAGAAGCTATTAAAAGAGCAAATCTGTCTGAAATTGAGAATCAAACAGAGACTAAAAGATTTGATTTACTCCAGAAAGAAAAACTTCTGGAATCCATTCAGTTGCAATTTCAGAACGTAGAGCGAGAGATTGCAGAACTTGAAAAAAAACTTGCAGTTTCAAGAACCGAACAGGATAATGCAAAAGAATATCTTTCAAAACTCTATCAGCAAAGCGAAGAATACAATAAGAAACAGGCGGATGCATTAATAAAACAAGAAGAACTCTATAAGATAAGAGAGGAGTTTTTGTGCAAAATAGAAAATCAGAAAGGACTTCTCGTTCAAAAGTCAGAATTTTTAAAAACACTTGAAGATGAGCTCTTAGAAAGTGAAGAACTTGCTGAGGATAAACGGAGGGAGCTTTTCAGAATCTCAGAGGAACTTAGCAGTTTGAGAAACGAGAAGAACCAGATTCTGGCATCTTTTGAAAATCTTGATCACCGTGAAGCAATATCTATCAAAGATATCGAGAATGTAAAAAAAGTTTTATCTGAAGTCGATACTTCACTTAAAGATTTAGCAGATAATATTCTTGAAAAAAACAATGAACTTATGCTCCTGAAAGAAAAAAAAGAAGTTTTTATAAAAGAACTCTTTGAAAGCAAAGAGAAGATTGAAAATTTGAGAGAAAAATTATCAGGATTAAAGGAGGAACTTGCATCTAACACCTCACGAATGGAGTCCCTCAAGGAGCTTATTTTTGATGAATCGGCAAAAGATTTGTTTTCACAAGACCTATCATTTAAGATTCTTGCATATATATCTGATGTGATTGAAGTTGATGACAAATATGAAAAGGCTATCGAAAGCGCACTGTCAGATAAGGTTAATTCTTTCATCCTCTCTTCATTTGATGATATCGAAGCTGCTATAGCTCTCGTAAAAGAAAAATCTTTGGGCAGAACAGCCTTTATCCCAGTAAGTCCTGTTATTCACAATATGAATTCGACTATTCCTGAAGGTTCTTTGGGCAGGGTATCGGATTTTATTCGCACAAATGATGAGTTTTCATACATTGCAAATAGTCTCTTCCAAAACTTTTTTGTTGTCAAAGACATGAAGACAGCTATCAATCTGATTAAATCAGGCAAAAATAACTTTTTTGTAACACTCGATGGAGAAGTTATAGAACCTTCTGGAGCAGTTATCGCTGGCGAAGTAAAAGGTATATTCAGGAGGAAGAGAGAGTTAAGGGAACTGGAGAGTAGAACCGGATATGCCAGGGATATGATAGAGCATCTACAGAATGAACTCAATTCTTTTCAGAATATAATCAAAACAAAGGAATCTGAACTGGAAGCTATCGAAACAGTAATTGTACAGCGTGAGAAAGAGATATCCCTCTTGAAACTAACCGCTGAAAACTCAAGAGAAGACAGGGAACGGAGGAATAAAAAACTTGCATATCTGACTCTTGAACTTGAGCAGATAGTGAAGGAAAAAGAAGCTATTGGAAAATTACTAAATAAAAAAGAGAGCGAGATTCAATTTATAGAAGAAAAGAAAGCTGATATAGAGCAACAAAATGATTTTCTGCAGGAAGATATTTCTCAAAAAAGGGCCAAAATTGATGAGCACAAAGCAGAAGTTACAGAAGTCCGTCTTTTGATCACTTCCTTTAAGGAGAAGATAGATTCAATTGGTAAAGAAATAGACGCTATCTCTAAGGAGATTGAAGAAAATAGACGAAGAAGACAACTACTGGCAGAGGAAGTATCCTCAATAAAATTCCGCATAGCACAGCATGAACAAGAGATCTCTGAAAATGAAGAGAAATTAAAATCACTGGTATCTGTAGCTGACACCATGTATACAGACATATCCAGGAAAAAAGAGATAATAGAAAACAACACTCAGGAATTAATGACAATTGAACAAGCTTTTAAAATACTTAGAAATCAAATAGAATCTTTATCACAAAAGATATCAGGACTTGATATCCAGAGAACCGAACTGAGACTTAAAATGGAAAATCTTTCAGAAAATATACAACAGAATTACGGATTAGATATTGCAATTGTTGATGTAGAACCTCTTACAGAAGATGACGAAACACGTTTGATTCAGCTCAAAGAGAAAGTGTCTGAACTCGGACAGGTGAATCTTGGAACTCTTGAAGAGTATGAAGAACTCCGAACACGTTATGAATTCCTCAAAACACAACAGGACGACCTAAACAGGTCAATTGCTGAACTTGAAGAAGCAATATCAAAAATAAATATTACAACCAGGAAAAAACTCAGAGAGGCATATGAAGCTCTGAAGGCAAAATTTTCAGAAGTATTTGTGAGACTTTTCGGGGGCGGAAGAGCTGAACTTATCCTGACTGACGAAAATAATATACTTGAAACAGGGATAGATATTATTGCCCAGCCACCAGGGAAAAAGCTACAGAATATAAACCTTCTTTCTGGAGGAGAAAAGACTTTAACGGCTTTATCCCTTCTTTTTGCAAGTTTTTTGATCAAACCAACTCCTCTTTGTATTCTGGACGAAGCAGATTCTGCCCTTGATGAAGCTAATACCGAAAAATTTGCTCAAACAATAAAGGAACTTTCAAAGGATACACAGTTTATCGTGGTTACACATAACAGATATACTGTAAGCATCGCAGATTATATATATGGAATAACAATGGAAGAAGCTGGTGTCTCAAAAGTGATTTCAATGCAGCTTGTTGAAGCTTCTTAAATGAACAGAATTATTGATACGTTTCCTGATATAAAGATCTCAACTAACAGAGAAGACCTTTTATGCTACAGCTTTGATGCATCAGGGATAGAAGCAGTTCCTTCTGCAATTATCTGGCCGAACGATACAGAGGATGTTGTAAAAATCATGAAGTATGCCTTCGCAAATAATATTCCGGTTGTACCTCGTGGAGCTGGCACCGGCACAACTGCAGGCTCTGTTCCATTAAATAAGTCTATAGTAATCAGCTTCGAAAAAATGAAGAGAATAATCGAGATAGATTCTGAGAATCTGAACGTTTTATGTGAGCCAGGTTTAATTAATGGTAAGCTTCAGCGTGAACTTGAATTAAAAGGATTTTTCTATCCACCTGACCCTGCAAGCATGAATTTCTGCACAATCGGAGGAAATGTAGCAGAAAATGCAGGCGGACCTCGGGCAATCAAATATGGAGTTACAAAAGACTATGTCATGGAATTGGAAACAGTCCTCCCCAATGGGGAAATTATAAATGTTGGAGTAAAAACAGTAAAAGGAGTTGTAGGTTATGATCTTGCGCGGCTATTAGTAGGCTCAGAAGGAACTCTTGCTATTTTTACGAAGATTAGATTAAAGATACTGCCATTACCTGAAGAGGTTATAACACTCCTGGCAAGTTTCAGTAGTCTTGAATCTTCTGGTGATGCTGTGTCAAAAATTATCTCATCAAAGATAATTCCGAGAACGCTCGAATTTATGGATCGAGAGTCTATTAAGGCTGTAGAAAATTTCAAGCCTATCGGGTTGCCTCATGATGTTGAAGCTATTCTTCTTATTGAACTGGATGGTCATCCTTCTGCAATTACGCGTGAGGCAGAAAAGATTGTTGATATATGCCAACATCTTGGAGGCGATGTTAAGATGGCAGAAGATAACTATGCCAGGAATAACTTATGGGCTGCAAGACGTGCTGTTTCTCCTGCACTTTACCATATAAAACCTACAAAGATTAATGAAGATATTGTTGTCCCGAGAAATAAGGTTACAGAGATGTTGAGACGACTGAGAAAACTCCAAGAAGAGAGCGGGATAACTATCATTAATTTCGGA
Protein-coding regions in this window:
- the smc gene encoding chromosome segregation protein SMC, with the translated sequence MRIEKIELNGFKSFADRTSFHFHPGTTCIVGPNGCGKSNIVDAFRWVLGEQSARSLRGEKMEEVIFNGSVSKKPRGMAEVTMVISGLNGLKQSSLDGNGGNFSDTASVTRRLYRSGESEYILNKDQCRLKDIKELFLDTGLEAKSYSILEQDRISELLNAKPQERRILIEEIAGVMKYNVRKREAISKLESSRANLQRINDITTEVKKQISLLDRLAKKAERYKKLIADINAIELKIAKRDYQNLKESFEKILLEYNSLKEEEAIKRANLSEIENQTETKRFDLLQKEKLLESIQLQFQNVEREIAELEKKLAVSRTEQDNAKEYLSKLYQQSEEYNKKQADALIKQEELYKIREEFLCKIENQKGLLVQKSEFLKTLEDELLESEELAEDKRRELFRISEELSSLRNEKNQILASFENLDHREAISIKDIENVKKVLSEVDTSLKDLADNILEKNNELMLLKEKKEVFIKELFESKEKIENLREKLSGLKEELASNTSRMESLKELIFDESAKDLFSQDLSFKILAYISDVIEVDDKYEKAIESALSDKVNSFILSSFDDIEAAIALVKEKSLGRTAFIPVSPVIHNMNSTIPEGSLGRVSDFIRTNDEFSYIANSLFQNFFVVKDMKTAINLIKSGKNNFFVTLDGEVIEPSGAVIAGEVKGIFRRKRELRELESRTGYARDMIEHLQNELNSFQNIIKTKESELEAIETVIVQREKEISLLKLTAENSREDRERRNKKLAYLTLELEQIVKEKEAIGKLLNKKESEIQFIEEKKADIEQQNDFLQEDISQKRAKIDEHKAEVTEVRLLITSFKEKIDSIGKEIDAISKEIEENRRRRQLLAEEVSSIKFRIAQHEQEISENEEKLKSLVSVADTMYTDISRKKEIIENNTQELMTIEQAFKILRNQIESLSQKISGLDIQRTELRLKMENLSENIQQNYGLDIAIVDVEPLTEDDETRLIQLKEKVSELGQVNLGTLEEYEELRTRYEFLKTQQDDLNRSIAELEEAISKINITTRKKLREAYEALKAKFSEVFVRLFGGGRAELILTDENNILETGIDIIAQPPGKKLQNINLLSGGEKTLTALSLLFASFLIKPTPLCILDEADSALDEANTEKFAQTIKELSKDTQFIVVTHNRYTVSIADYIYGITMEEAGVSKVISMQLVEAS
- a CDS encoding dihydroorotase; the protein is MKILIKNGHIIDPLQGIDGIGNILIEGGKIAKIKMQKTPPIVTKGTRRVGNDSELQTIDANGLFVIPGLIDMHVHLREPGFEYKETIKTGTMAAIRGGFTTVCCMPNTFPVNDNASVTEFIIRKASQEGHCFVLPIGAITKSQKGEELAEIGTMRNEGCIAFSDDGNPVMNSLIMRRALEYSKAFNVPIISHCEDLSLSEDGVMNEGLISATLGLKGIPDEAEQIMVYRDISLAKLTGGKLHIAHVSTEGTVKLVREAKLSGINVTAETCPHYFSLTEKAVKGYDTNAKVNPPLRTERDIEAIKEGLIDGTIDVIATDHAPHHLDEKQKEFDKAPSGISGLETALSLSLKLVHEGLLTFPQLIEKMATNPARILKIDRGSLKIGSDANIVIVNKDKEFKVEAKKFISKGKNTPFDGWTLRGLPIYTIYKEIIYEW
- the carA gene encoding glutamine-hydrolyzing carbamoyl-phosphate synthase small subunit — protein: MSGKTKALLVLSDGVVFEGKNFGSEGETIGEVVFNTSMTGYQEILTDPSYKGQIVVMTYSQIGNYGINEEDIESFNGPKAEGFAVKEYIDFPSNWRSYHSLEKYLKKYGIVCIEGIDTRALTRHLRKYGAQMGIISSLDLNPSKLLEKVRAHPGISAFDLVKDVTAKKPFIWEEGVWKWKESDKESKYYGIKVSEFQNSENLLPGQSDTVLKRVVVYDFGVKFNILRNLKEAGFHIAVVPAQTPAEVVLDMNPDGIVLSNGPGDPQTVKYGIENTKKLIGRKPVFGICLGHQILGLAMGGTTYKLKFGHHGGNHPVKDLITGRVEITSQNHNYCVDINSLKGQVRLTHKNLYDGTEEGMQHVDFPVFSVQHHPEAGPGPNDSAHLFKRFHEMIERFK
- a CDS encoding FAD-binding protein → MNRIIDTFPDIKISTNREDLLCYSFDASGIEAVPSAIIWPNDTEDVVKIMKYAFANNIPVVPRGAGTGTTAGSVPLNKSIVISFEKMKRIIEIDSENLNVLCEPGLINGKLQRELELKGFFYPPDPASMNFCTIGGNVAENAGGPRAIKYGVTKDYVMELETVLPNGEIINVGVKTVKGVVGYDLARLLVGSEGTLAIFTKIRLKILPLPEEVITLLASFSSLESSGDAVSKIISSKIIPRTLEFMDRESIKAVENFKPIGLPHDVEAILLIELDGHPSAITREAEKIVDICQHLGGDVKMAEDNYARNNLWAARRAVSPALYHIKPTKINEDIVVPRNKVTEMLRRLRKLQEESGITIINFGHAGDGNIHVNIMVDKSDRDEYEKGLKLIEQIFNHTLLLGGTISGEHGIGMTKKPYIRMEISKAQSDIMKSIKKIFDPTNILNPGKIFPD
- a CDS encoding aspartate carbamoyltransferase catalytic subunit, encoding MLRSKDLLGIKELSEEEINLILDTASAFKDVIGRDIKKVPTLRGKTAINLFFEPSTRTRTSFELAAKRLSTDVINFSVPMSSVVKGESIIDTALAVQALGADFVIIRHSSSGVPHLLSKKLKASVINAGDGTNEHPTQALLDAFTIREKKNKIKGLEIAIVGDIIHSRVAKSNIYCLKKLGALIRLIGPPTLIPKEIEELGVGIHHNMESGLKDVDVLMMLRIQMERQGKGFFPSTDEYSKNWGLTLERLSFAKDDVIVMHPGPMNRGIEIVSEIADGPKSVILEQVTNGIAVRMAVMYLLAGVER
- the pyrR gene encoding bifunctional pyr operon transcriptional regulator/uracil phosphoribosyltransferase PyrR gives rise to the protein MTKELMSKIDVDRVLTRIAHEILEKNKGIENVCLVGIQRGGVHLAKRLASKIKHIEKKEIPVGMLDIAFYRDDINIRKAQPIIRKTEVPFEITDMKIILVDDVLFTGRSIRAAMDALTDLGRPAAIQLAVLIDRGHRELPIKADYVGKNIPTSLNENVEVQLMEDGKEDKVIIEKSGENKR